TAAAATCAGGTCGACCGGGAATACCCAGGCGATCGGAGAGTCACTCTTTACAACCTATCTGTGGCCGTTTGAAATCGCGTCACTGATATTACTGGTTGCCATGATTGGAGCGATCGTCTTATCCAAGAACGGTATCCTGAGGGAATCCTGGGGAGAGAAGAAATAAGGTTGAACCCGGTTATCGTTGAATCGGAAATTCAATTCAATCGCTTGACAAAGCAGTCCTTTAACATTTATCGGAGAGAACGTTGGTTCCTTTATCATATTATATCGTGCTGTCCTCTGTGCTCTTCATGCTTGGCGTGATTGGAGTTTTGGTGAGGAGAAATATTGTGATTATTCTTCTATCCATCGAAATGATGCTCAATGCCGCCAACATTAATTTTGTTGCCTTTTCCCATTATCTACACAATATCGCCGGACAGGTTTTTGTCTTTTTTGTACTGGCTGTTGCGGCATCAGAAGTCGTAATCGGCCTTGCGATCATCATCGCATTATACAAGAATCACCACACGATTAATGTTGACGAAATTAACCTGATGAAATGGTAGCGATGAACTCCTATATCCTGATCCCCTTGCTTCCGTTTCTTGCCTTTATTATTATAGGCTTTTTTGAAAAACAGATGAACGGGAAGAGCCATTTGATCGCTCTTCCGGCGGTTTTTGCTTCGTTCTTTCTTTCTCTCAAGCTCTTTCT
The genomic region above belongs to Nitrospirota bacterium and contains:
- the nuoK gene encoding NADH-quinone oxidoreductase subunit NuoK, encoding MVPLSYYIVLSSVLFMLGVIGVLVRRNIVIILLSIEMMLNAANINFVAFSHYLHNIAGQVFVFFVLAVAASEVVIGLAIIIALYKNHHTINVDEINLMKW